A part of Rhopalosiphum maidis isolate BTI-1 chromosome 3, ASM367621v3, whole genome shotgun sequence genomic DNA contains:
- the LOC113558224 gene encoding zinc finger MYM-type protein 1-like has protein sequence MSIINHEVCETHIMASLKIKLSTHCLPILPSLTKEHNRQVSFNRDGVKQLIEITIFLAKHNLSFRGHDECWKNDLKGNFKDMVVLLAQYSATLSVHTSNLKSNARKEYSFISWERQNLLIESVAEYELSVIKSQINSAELFSICRDSTFDVSHKEQLSFIVRYIFDGKIHERLLALTKSSTTTGEALFQQFKSVMERNNLDWKNNLLANYMMVRLNMRGTYNGLQARILEMNPKALYIWCYAYRLNLIILTAVGLCTEAIDLFGDLEKLYTFINCSKKRADLYSLKQS, from the coding sequence ATGTCCATAATCAATCATGAAGTATGTGAAACTCATATTATGGCTTCactgaaaattaaactaaGTACACATTGTTTACCTATTTTACCATCATTAACTAAAGAACATAATCGTCAAGTCTCCTTCAACAGAGATGgcgttaaacaattaatagagattactatatttttagcaAAACACAATCTATCTTTTAGAGGACATGATGAATGCTGGAAAAATGATTTGAAAGGAAATTTCAAAGATATGGTAGTTTTATTAGCACAATATTCAGCTACATTATCAGTACACACAAGTAATTTGAAAAGCAATGCTAGAAaagaatattcttttatttcatGGGAAAGACAAAACTTACTCATTGAATCTGTAGCTGAATATGAATTATCAGTAATTAAATCACAAATTAATTCTGCTGAACTTTTTAGTATATGCAGAGACTCAACATTTGATGTGTCGCATAAAGAGCAACTTTCGTTCATTGttagatacatttttgatgGAAAAATCCATGAAAGATTGTTAGCGTTAACCAAGTCATCGACTACTACAGGTGAAGCACTTTTTCAACAGTTTAAATCAGTAATGGAAAGGAATAATTTGGACTGGAAAAATAACCTTTTGGCCAATTATATGATGGTGCGGCTAAACATGCGAGGAACATACAATGGATTGCAAGCTCGAATCCTGGAAATGAATCCTAAAGCTTTATATATCTGGTGTTATGCGTacagattaaatttaatcatattgaCTGCTGTTGGTTTATGTACAGAAGCAATTGATTTATTTGGCGAtttggaaaaattatatacattcataAATTGTAGTAAGAAAAGAGCAGATTTATACAGTCTAAAACAATCTTAA
- the LOC113558225 gene encoding zinc finger MYM-type protein 1-like has product MKGSIESYFNNPKNLKTKKVYEDDISKKLLCEASTSTEINKDVEDFNNSFGDILASNYEEEQLQDSSNNDSNNSGEHVSCATFVDSVDINASIDSFSCTLEISKTTPGPKDLAQHLDDGPKQPILVFYPKTMFSNRMRHFSDKWYKMFNWIEYSIMDDAVFCFPCRFFSKYYDLHTVFITIGFKQWKKALDKSSGFKQHESSSEHKKCQLVKENRKYIQYIGKALFFTAVQGIDQREDDESENGVNRGNFLELVHLLEYFNDDFKQKKQSLPNNSKYIIPSMQNEILTVFGQMVRDKISNELQKCEYFAIMVDETKDISKIEQLSVILRYYLDGIVYERFMGFRAAGSLCATSLFTYIKEILTISNVDIKKCVGQTYDGTNVMSGKFNGVQALFAKKCHRLYMCIVTIIA; this is encoded by the exons ATGAAGGGAAGTAtagaaagttattttaataacccaaaaaacttaaaaactaagAAAG TTTATGAAGATGATATTAGCAAGAAGTTATTATGTGAGGCATCTACTTCTACAGAGATAAATAAAG ATGTTGAAGATTTCAACAATAGTTTTGGTGACATTTTGGCTTCTAATTATGAAGAAGAACAACTACAAGACTCAAGTAATAATGATAGCAACAATAGTGGTGAACATGTGAGTTGTGCTACATTTGTTGATAGTGTTGATATAAATGCTTCTATAGATTCTTTCTCTTGTACActtgaaatatcaaaaacaacaCCAGGTCCAAAAGATCTTGCTCAACATTTGGATGATGGACCAAAACAACccatattagtattttatccaaaaacaatgttttctaATAGAATGAGACATTTCTCAGATAAATggtacaaaatgtttaattggATCGAATACAGTATAATGGATGATGCAGTATTTTGTTTTCCTTGtcgttttttttctaagtatTATGACTTACACACTGTGTTTATTACAATTGGATTTAAACAATGGAAAAAAGCTTTAGACAAAAGTTCAGGTTTTAAACAACATGAATCAAGTAGTGAACACAAAAAATGTCAA TTAGTAAAAGAGAATCGTAAATACATCCAGTATATTGGAAAAGCGTTGTTCTTCACTGCTGTTCAAGGTATTGATCAAAGAGAGGATGACGAAAGTGAAAACGGTGTCAACCGTGGTAATTTTCTGGAACTTGTACACTTGCtggaatatttcaatgatgATTTTAAGCAAAAAAAGCAATCACTTCCAAATAATTCAAAGTATATCATCCCTAGCATGCAGAATGAAATACTTACAGTTTTTGGTCAAATGGTACGGGATAAAATCAGTAACGAATTACAAAAATGTGAATACTTTGCAATTATGGTTGACGAAACAAAGGATATTAGTAAAATTGAGCAGTTGTCTGTAATATTGAGGTATTACCTAGATGGTATTGTCTACGAGAGATTTATGGGTTTCCGTGCTGCTGGTTCTTTATGTGCTACatctttatttacatatattaaagaaatactTACTATCAGTAATGTTGACATAAAAAAGTGTGTGGGACAAACTTATGATGGTACCAATGTAATGAGTGGTAAATTTAATGGCGTGCAAGCATTATTCGCAAAGAAATGCCACAGGCTTTATATGTGCATTGTTACAATCATCGCCTGA
- the LOC113559472 gene encoding LOW QUALITY PROTEIN: uncharacterized protein LOC113559472 (The sequence of the model RefSeq protein was modified relative to this genomic sequence to represent the inferred CDS: inserted 1 base in 1 codon; substituted 1 base at 1 genomic stop codon), whose translation MYGFSQEKVRSKYTMFKQILNDLDHKLLTNLPKYLHNTTDNENSNSDESDEEVELDSAINVXSLINIFQIIXKTNLKPEFENLYSIIKLSLTLPTSSFSVERSFSKLKIIKSRLRSTMDQKRLENLMVISCEHDVSIDISKVIDIFASKSSVLVKLLTF comes from the exons ATGTATGGATTTAGTCAAGAAAAAGTAAGAAGTAAATACACGATGTTCAAACAAATTCTCAACGATTTGGACCATAAATTACTAAcaaatttaccaaaatatcTACACAATACAACAGATAATGAAAACAGCAATTCAGATGAGAGCGATGAAGAAGTTGAATTAGATAGTGCTATAAATGTATGaagcttaataaatatttttcaaataa ataaaactaATTTGAAACCagagtttgaaaatttatattctatcaTAAAACTAAGTTTAACACTCCCTACATCAAGTTTTTCAGTTGAACGCtcgttttcaaaattaaagattattaAATCGCGATTGAGGTCAACAATGGATCAAAAACGATTAGAAAATCTTATGGTCATATCATGTGAACATGATGTATCAATTGATATTTctaag GTCATTGATATATTTGCTTCAAAAAGTTCTGTTCTTGTCAAATTGCTAACTTTTTAA